GGTGAACGGTAACCATAACGAATACCATCAAAGCGTTGTAGGTTTGATGAAGCTTCAGCTGAGGCAATGATATAGTAAGCGGCCACGCCGTATTTAGTATGTGGTAAGCTAACTTCTTCAACGATAGCACCTAATTTTTCATATGTTTTAACGGCTTCTTTAACAGCAGTCGCAACTTCTGGGTCAACCCCTTGTGCGAAGTATTCTTTGGGAACGGCAATTTTCATCCCTTTAACGCCTTCGTTAATGGTAGCAGTAAAATCTGGTACCTCTAATTGAGCGCTTGTGCTATCTTTAACGTCATGTCCACTAATTGCGTTTAAAACTAAGGCATTGTCTTTAACGGTACGTGTCATTGGTCCGATTTGATCTAAGCTTGATGAAAAAGCGATTAAACCATAACGAGAAATACGACCGTAAGTAGGTTTCATCCCAACAATCCCGTTGAATGCTGCAGGCTGACGGATACTACCCCCTGTATCAGAGCCTAGTGAAACAGGAATTTGACCAGCCGCTACTGCAGCAGCCGAACCACCTGAAGAACCACCTGGTACTTTCGTTTCATCCCAAGCATTTTTAGTTTTTTTGTAGTAAGATGTTTCCGTACTTCCACCCATGGCAAACTCGTCCATGTTTAACTTACCGATACTGATAAAGCCTGCTTCATTCACTTTATCAACAACTGTCGCGTCATAGACAGACATGAAGTTTTCTAAAATTTTGCTGGCAGCTGTTGTTGGCATCTCTTTGGTTACAATGTTATCTTTGATCCCAATTGGAATACCTGCTAAGACGTTGCCTTCGGCGATTCCAGCGTTATCTAATTCTGTTGCACGCGCGATGGCGTTTTCTTTATTTAAGGCTAAGAATGCTTCAACTTTTGGTTCAGTTGCTTCAATTCTTGCGAATGTTTGCTCGGTTAATTCTTTAGCCGATAATTCTTTTGATACTAATAATTGATGTAGCTCTTCGATATTTTTTTGGAATAATTCAGTCATTATGCGCCTGCCTCCCCATCATCCATAATTGCTGGTACTTTGATATAGCCGTCGCCTGTTTCAGGAACACGTGCTAATAATTCCTCTTTCAGATTAGACTGAACCGCAATATCTTCACGGTAAACTGAACGGTTATGAGCAACCGTAAATGTTGCGTCAACACCCTCACCATCAATTTCTTCTAGTAATTCAACCATCTTGATGACTGATTGTAATTTTTGCGTAAATACTTCTGATTCAGCGTTAGATAATTCAAGTTTTGATAAACCTGCGACTTTGTTAACTTCTTCTGCACTAATTGGCATTTTACGACACTCCTTTATTTGTTATTATTGAAACACTTGAGCTGTAATTTCTGATTTGCCAGCTGGCTTAATTACAACGGCCTTCGTATTATTTAATTGATTAATTTGGACAGTAACACCTGCTTCTATTTTGAAAATGGAAGATAGGCTACTGCCAACAAATTGTGTAAAACTTTCTAACTCTGAGACACTATAGTAGTTTGATTCAATCACAATACTTAATTGTTGTAACTCATCATTACGGTAATAAGCTGTCCCTGAAAAACCACTTAGATTAGGAAAGAATCCTTGAACATTGGTCTTAAAATCATTAAACTTCGTTTCTATCCCATCGTCAAGTGCTTCGCTATTATTTGTTGATAAAGAAATATACTTCTCGTTGACGTCTTCCCAGTCATCTAACTTATCACCTTTTTTACTTGTGGCAACCGCAAAATAATTACCTCCTGCCACACTCGTTTTAGACGCTTGTTTGAATAGTCCAATTTTGATAGGGATATTTTTGCCGACACCTTCAATTTTGCGCACACGTTTTATCACTTCTTCAGCGATTTTTTTTCCTTGTGTTTTAATTGTCTCATCACTAATGTCTGTTGCCGGATCCGTTGAATAATCGACACTATTTAAAGCAATTCCTAAGCTGATGCCTGATAATTTTTGCGTATCCATTTTTAAGAAATTTTTCTCAATGATTTGTTGTAAAACAAGTGGTTCTTTCTCGTTTTTTGGATTCAGCCCTAACTCATTGGTATCTGTTTTACGGCTTATCCAGCTTTTTAGATCATCTGTTTTTAAATACTGACCTTCTTGTAAGTAGTAATCTTTGGTTTTAAAACTTTCTTTTGATAGCTCAATTAAACCGCGATCAAAATTTTCTAAGTTATAGTTACTATTTAAACGGTTTGCTGCCATGGTCCGCGCAACACTCGTTTTATAGGTGCCATCGACTAATAGCGCCTGATAACTATCTTTACTAACGCCACCCGTCGTGACCACTTTATCATTTGATGTTTTTTGGGTAGTGACTTTGCCACCACTTTCTTCTAAATTCCCACAAGCACTCAATAATAAAACACTTGTAGCTAAAAGACCCACTAAATATTTTTTCATTTCCTACTCACCTCTTTCAAAAGCTTCAACCATTTGAGCTTCTGTCCACACAGTCACGCCTAGTTCCTGTGCTTTTGTTAATTTACTACCGGCTTCTTCACCCGCAATGACGATATCCGTTTTCTTCGAGACGCTACCCGTTACTTTGCCGCCTAATGCTTCAATCATTTTCTTAGCATCATTACGTTTATAAGTTGTTAAGGTACCAGTCAACACGACCGTTTTTCCTTGGAAAACGGAATCAATGGATGCTTTGTCAGCACTCGTTAAGCCTTTATAAGTTAAATTGACCCCCACTTGTTCAAATTCTTGAATTAAGGTTGTGGCTTCTTCTTTTGAAAAATACGTCACTAAGCTATCCGCTATGACTTCGCCTAATGAATCAATCGTCGTCAATTCTTCACGCGTTGCTTGTTGGATTGCCGCCATATTACCGAAATGTTCGGCAATTAATTGGGCAGCTTTCGCTCCGACATGTCGAATACCTAACCCAAATAATAAACGCTCTAAAGAATTTTGCTTACTGGCTTCAATTGCTTGTAATAAATTGTTGGCGGATTTTTCTTTGACTTTGTCCATCGTTAACAATTGTTCTAACGTTAATTTATATAAATCAGCAACGTCTTTAATTAATTCTTTTTCGAATAGTTGTTCAATCACTCGGGGTCCCATACCGTCAATATTCATCGCATTACGAGAAACAAAATGAATCACGCCTTCTTTAATTTGGGCAGGACACATTGGATTAATACAACGTAGTGCAACCTCTTCGTCAAGATGAACGAGTTCACTTTGGCATTCAGGACAATGTGTTGGGGCTTGATAAGGTTGACTACCCACTTCACGCTTATCTGCTATCGAACGCGTTACTTCTGGAATAATGTCCCCTGCTTTATGGACCATCACATAATCATTTAAGCGAATATCTCGCGCCTCGATTAGATCCATGTTATGCAGACTTGCACGAGCTACGGTTGTACCAGCTAGTTGCACTGGTTCCATCACCGCTGTTGGCGTTACAACTCCCGTACGGCCAACTGTCCACTCGATATCTAGCAATTTCGTTTGCGCTTCTTCAGCTGGGAATTTATAGGCAATCGCCCACTTTGGTGCTTTAACGGTATACCCAATTTCTTCTTGTAACGCAAACTCGTTAACTTTAATCACAATCCCATCAATTTCATACGGCAAATCATGACGTTTTTCTTGATAAGTTTGAATATAGTTCCAAACTTCTTCAATCGACTCGCACACAATCCCTTCAGGATTAATGTGAAAACCTAGTTCGTTCATCTTCGCTAAACCTGATGATTGTGAGGTTAAAGCTAATGCTTCTGGTGTCGCAACTGCATAAATAAAGCTACTTAAATTGCGTTTCGCTACTACGCGTGTATCTAGCTGACGTAAACTACCAGCAGCCGCATTACGTGGATTAGCAAAAATATTTTCCCCTTGTGCTTCACGTTCCTCATTCAATTCCACAAAAGAAGACTTCGGCATAAAGCACTCACCGCGAACTTCTAACGTTAACGGTTCTGGTAAGATCTGCGGAATATCTTTGACTTGTTTCAAGTTCTCAGTAATATTCTCACCAATTTTACCGTCACCACGAGTTGCCCCTTGAACAAACTTGCCATCTTGATATTTTAAAGAAATAGCTAGCCCGTCGATTTTCAATTCACAATTATAAGTAATTGGACCTGATACTAGTTTTTTAATGCGTTCTTCAAACGCGACTAAATCTTGGTAGTTAAAGGCATTGCCTAAACTTAACATAGCTGTTTCGTGTTTGACTTTTTCAAAACCAGAAAGAACGCGCCCGCCTACTTCTTGGGTAATCGAGTCTTTCAGCTTCAGTTCTGGATGAGCCGCT
This is a stretch of genomic DNA from Vagococcus zengguangii. It encodes these proteins:
- the gatC gene encoding Asp-tRNA(Asn)/Glu-tRNA(Gln) amidotransferase subunit GatC, producing MPISAEEVNKVAGLSKLELSNAESEVFTQKLQSVIKMVELLEEIDGEGVDATFTVAHNRSVYREDIAVQSNLKEELLARVPETGDGYIKVPAIMDDGEAGA
- the ligA gene encoding NAD-dependent DNA ligase LigA; its protein translation is MTENQQAKMLELNRLLKQYAKEYYEQDQPSVTDAEYDHLYQELVALEAAHPELKLKDSITQEVGGRVLSGFEKVKHETAMLSLGNAFNYQDLVAFEERIKKLVSGPITYNCELKIDGLAISLKYQDGKFVQGATRGDGKIGENITENLKQVKDIPQILPEPLTLEVRGECFMPKSSFVELNEEREAQGENIFANPRNAAAGSLRQLDTRVVAKRNLSSFIYAVATPEALALTSQSSGLAKMNELGFHINPEGIVCESIEEVWNYIQTYQEKRHDLPYEIDGIVIKVNEFALQEEIGYTVKAPKWAIAYKFPAEEAQTKLLDIEWTVGRTGVVTPTAVMEPVQLAGTTVARASLHNMDLIEARDIRLNDYVMVHKAGDIIPEVTRSIADKREVGSQPYQAPTHCPECQSELVHLDEEVALRCINPMCPAQIKEGVIHFVSRNAMNIDGMGPRVIEQLFEKELIKDVADLYKLTLEQLLTMDKVKEKSANNLLQAIEASKQNSLERLLFGLGIRHVGAKAAQLIAEHFGNMAAIQQATREELTTIDSLGEVIADSLVTYFSKEEATTLIQEFEQVGVNLTYKGLTSADKASIDSVFQGKTVVLTGTLTTYKRNDAKKMIEALGGKVTGSVSKKTDIVIAGEEAGSKLTKAQELGVTVWTEAQMVEAFERGE
- the gatA gene encoding Asp-tRNA(Asn)/Glu-tRNA(Gln) amidotransferase subunit GatA, whose product is MTELFQKNIEELHQLLVSKELSAKELTEQTFARIEATEPKVEAFLALNKENAIARATELDNAGIAEGNVLAGIPIGIKDNIVTKEMPTTAASKILENFMSVYDATVVDKVNEAGFISIGKLNMDEFAMGGSTETSYYKKTKNAWDETKVPGGSSGGSAAAVAAGQIPVSLGSDTGGSIRQPAAFNGIVGMKPTYGRISRYGLIAFSSSLDQIGPMTRTVKDNALVLNAISGHDVKDSTSAQLEVPDFTATINEGVKGMKIAVPKEYFAQGVDPEVATAVKEAVKTYEKLGAIVEEVSLPHTKYGVAAYYIIASAEASSNLQRFDGIRYGYRSPEAKNLEEVYVKSRSEGFGEEVKRRIMLGTFSLSAGSYDAYFRKAGKARTLMIQDFENVFAEYDLIMAPTTPTVAFGLGENIDDPITMYMSDVLTIPTNMAGLPGMSIPCGFSQGLPVGLQIIGKPFGEATMYQAAHAFEQATDHHKKLPVILGGN
- a CDS encoding CamS family sex pheromone protein, whose amino-acid sequence is MKKYLVGLLATSVLLLSACGNLEESGGKVTTQKTSNDKVVTTGGVSKDSYQALLVDGTYKTSVARTMAANRLNSNYNLENFDRGLIELSKESFKTKDYYLQEGQYLKTDDLKSWISRKTDTNELGLNPKNEKEPLVLQQIIEKNFLKMDTQKLSGISLGIALNSVDYSTDPATDISDETIKTQGKKIAEEVIKRVRKIEGVGKNIPIKIGLFKQASKTSVAGGNYFAVATSKKGDKLDDWEDVNEKYISLSTNNSEALDDGIETKFNDFKTNVQGFFPNLSGFSGTAYYRNDELQQLSIVIESNYYSVSELESFTQFVGSSLSSIFKIEAGVTVQINQLNNTKAVVIKPAGKSEITAQVFQ